The proteins below are encoded in one region of Hordeum vulgare subsp. vulgare chromosome 3H, MorexV3_pseudomolecules_assembly, whole genome shotgun sequence:
- the LOC123440797 gene encoding nuclear transcription factor Y subunit B-1-like yields MADHHHHYTQLGGGSGSGGGGGSPPELLHGGGGSGDQGIKEQDRLLPIANVGRIMKQVLPPNAKVSKEAKETMQECVSEFISFVTGEASDKCHKEKRKTVNGDDVCWAFSALGFDDYVDPMRRYLLKFRELEGDRAAAAASSRGGLPVPDASTSGAGASGSGNFMFEAMDRRDNTGPGAGRQF; encoded by the coding sequence ATggccgaccaccaccaccactatacCCAgctcggcggcggcagcggcagtggcggcggcggtggcagcCCTCCGGAGCTGCTGCACGGCGGCGGCGGGTCCGGGGACCAGGGGATCAAGGAGCAGGACCGGCTGCTGCCCATCGCCAACGTGGGGCGGATCATGAAGCAGGTGCTGCCCCCCAACGCCAAGGTCTCCAAGGAGGCCAAGGAGACGATGCAGGAGTGCGTGTCCGAGTTCATCAGCTTCGTCACCGGGGAGGCCTCCGACAAGTGCCACAAGGAGAAGCGCAAGACCGTCAACGGCGACGACGTCTGCTGGGCCTTCTCGGCGCTCGGCTTCGACGACTACGTCGACCCCATGCGCAGGTACCTCCTCAAGTTCCGCGAGCTCGAGGGCGACCGCGCcgcggccgccgcctcctcccgcggGGGCCTCCCCGTCCCCGACGCCTCCACCTCCGGCGCCGGCGCCAGCGGCTCCGGTAATTTCATGTTCGAAGCCATGGACAGGAGGGATAACACCGGCCCCGGCGCCGGCAGGCAGTTTTGA